The nucleotide sequence CCGTGCGCGCCCAGGGCACCCGCCGCCTCTACGCGGTGGACCCGGGCCCGCTGCGCGAGCTGGACGAGTGGCTCGCCGGCTTCCGCCGGTTCTGGACGCCGCCGCTGGCGGCGCTCGCCACCGAACTGGCCCGGGGCCGGCGCGAGCGACGGCTGCGCGAGGGCAACTCCGAGGAGAGGAAAACACCATGATCGACGTGACCGGGCAGATCAGCGCCGTCGAGCGCCGGCTGGGCACCCGTACGCTCCCCGCCGGCGAGGCGCGGGTCATGACCATCAGCCAGACGTACGACGCGCCGGTGGAGGACGTCTGGGACGCCTGTACCAGCCCCGAGCGGATCCCCCGCTGGTTCCTGCCGATCTCCGGCGAGCTGAAGCTCGGCGGGCGGTACCAGCTGGAGGGCAACGCCGGGGGCACCGTCGAGCGCTGCGACCCGCCGCACAGCTTCGCCGCGACCTGGGAGTTCGGCGGGGAGGTGAGCTGGATCGAGGTGCGGCTCACCGAGGCCGGCGCCGGGCGTACCCGGTTCGAGCTGGAGCACGTCGCGCACGTCGACGACGCGCGGTGGGCCGAGTACGGGCCTGGCGCGGTCGGCGTCGGCTGGGACGGGGCGCTGCTCGGGCTGGCCTCCCACCTCGCCGCCGACGGCTCCGGGATCACCCCGGACGAGGCCGTCGCCTGGATGGGGTCGGACGAGGGCCGCCGCTTCATGACCGAGGCCAGCGCCCGCTGGACCGAGGCGAGCATCGCCGCCGGCACCCCGGCCGACGAGGCCCGCGCCGCCGGGGACCGGACGACCGCCTTCTACACGGGCACCCCGGCCGCCTGATCGCGCACCCGTGCCCGTGCCGACGACCCGGCACGGGCACAAGCGCGAGGGACGGCTTCGATGAGGCGATCTGGGCGGCCCGCCGCTAGGCCATCGTGGTGGCCGGCAGCCTGGCCAAGTTCCGCCAGCACGAGGAGCTGGGCCGGTTCCTGCTCGGCACCGGCGAGCGCGTGCTGGTCGAGGCGAGCCCGGTGGACCGGGTCTGGGGCATCGGGCTGGCCGCCGACGACCCGCGCGCCGCGGACCCGGCACGGTGGCGGGGCGCGAACCTGCTCGGCTTCGCCCTCATGGAGGCCCGCGCCGCCCTCCGCGGCGCAGCGGGATGACCCTGCCGGACGTCCGCCGCATCGCGGACCGGCTACGGCACCCGGAGACACCCCGCACGGGCGGGTGAAGGGGCGCCGCGGCGCCCGGGCGGGTAACGTGCAGCGGCGTGACCGCCGCACCGTACACGCACTGCTCGTTCTGCGGCACGGCCTACCCGGCGGAGGCCGGGTGGCCGCGCGTCTGCCTGGCCTGTGGGGAGACGGTGTGGCGCAACCCGCTGCCCGTCGCGGTGGCGGTGCTGCCGGTCCGCACCCCGGACGGCCTCGGCGTGGTGGTGGTCCGCCGGGACATCGAGCCGGCCCGCGGCCAGCTCGCCCTCCCGGGCGGCTTCATCGAGTACGGCGAGGAGTGGTCCGAGGCGCTCGTGCGCGAGCTGCGGGAGGAGACCGGCCTGCTGGCCGAGGCCGACGAGGCGCGGCTGTTCGCGGTGCACGGGGCGCCGGCCGGCGGCACCATGATGGTCTTCGGCGTGCTGCCCGAGCGGCCGGTCGGTGACCTGCCCCCGTCGGCGCCGACCGAGGAGGCCACCGAGTGGCTGGTCCTCACCGAGCCGGTCGAGCTGGCGTTCTCCACGCACACCCGGGTGCTGGCCGACTTCCTCGGCCGTCAGCACGCCGGCTGACCGAGGCCCGCACGCAAGCTGACCCCGGCCAGCACGCGGGCTGACCCGGCGACGCCGCTCAGCCGCGGGCCGCGGCCGGGACCGGTTGCGGCGTGAACGGCACGCTCGCCGGCACGTCGGCGGCCGGCTCGCCGGCCGGGTGCCGCCACAGCCCGCGCCCGCGCAGGATCGGCAGCACCCCCTCGCCGAACCAGTACGCCTCCTCCAGGTGCGGGTGGCCGGAGAGGATGAACTCGTCGATGCCCAGCGCGTGGTACTCGGCGATCCGGTCGGCGACCTCGGTGTGGCTGCCGACCAGCGCGGTGCCCGCCCCGCCCCGGACCAACCCGACCCCGGCCCACAGGTTCGGCGCCACCTCCAGGCCGTCGCGGGAGCCGCCGTGCAGGTCCAGCATCCGCCGCTGCCCCTCGGACTCGCTGCGCCGCAGCCCCTCCTGGACGGCCCGGATGTCGGCCTCGGCGATGCCGTCGAGCAGCCGGCGCGCCTGCGCCCACGCCTCATCGGCGGTGTCCCGGGTGATGACGTGCAGCCGGATGCCGAACCGCAGCTCGCGGCCGGCCTCGGCGGCCAGCCCCCGGATCCAGTCGAGTTTGCCGGCCACCTGCGCCGGCGGCTCCCCCCAGGTCAGGTAGACGTCGCTGTGCCGGACGGCCACCGGGCCGGCCGCGGCGGACGACCCGCCGAAGTAGACCGGCGGCACCGGGTCGGGCAGCCGGCTCAGCCGGGCGCCCTCGACCCGCAGGTGCTCGCCCGCGTGGTCCACCGTCTCGCCGCGCCACAGCGCGCGGACCACGTGCAGGAACTCGTCGGTGCGCGCGTAGCGGGCGTCCTTGTCGAGGAAGTCGCCGTACGCCCGCTGCTCCGTGGACTCGCCGCCGGTGACGACGTTGAGCAGCAGCCGGCCGCCGGAGAGCCGCTGGAACGTCGAGGCCATCTGGGCGGCGAGGGTCGGTGAGAGCAGCCCGGGGCGGAACGCGACGAGGAACTTCAGCCGCTCGGTCACCTCGGTCAGCATGGCGGTGCTCAGCCAGGCGTCCTCGCACCAGGCGCCGGTCGGGGTGAGCGCGCCGGCGAAGCCGAGCTGCTCGGCGCTGCGGGCGATCTGGCCGAGGTAGGCGATGCTGGCCGGCCGCGCGCCGCCGGCGGTGCCGACCGGCACGCCGTGCCCGCCGCCCACGATGTCCCGGCTGTCGCCGTAGGTCGGCAGGAACCAGTGGAAGGTGAGCGGCATGGGAGACCTCCTGAGGGGTGGGACGACCGGGTCCACACCCTACCCACAAATCCTATCGGGTTGGTAGGTTGCTCGCGTCCGCCGATGGCCGGCGCATCCCCCGTTTCCCGAGGAGCTGCCATGCGTACCCCGTCGAGAACCGCCCGCCCCCGGCGGCGCCGCGCGCTGCCCGCGCTGCTCACGACCCTGGCGCTGCTGGCCGTCACGGCCCTGGCGGCCTGCGGCGGCGAGGCGGCCGACGCCCGTGGTGGCGGCAGCGGCCCGCTGCGGATCGGCTACCAGCGCTTCGGCGGCCTCAGCCTGGTGAAGGCCCGCGCCGCGGCGCCGAACGTGACCTGGTCGCTGTTCGAGAGCGGCCCGGCGCTGACCGAGGCGCTCAAGGCCGGCTCGATCGACATCGGTCAGGTCGGCGAGGCCCCGCCGGTCTTCGCCGCCGCCGGCAAGATCCCGTTCGCCGTCATCGGCACCTCGACCCCGATCCCGCAGGGCGAGGCGGTGCTGGTCAAGGCGGACAGCCCCTACCGCACCTTCGCCGACCTGCGGGGGAAGACCGTCGCGCTGAACAAGGGCTCCAACGTGCACTGGCTGCTGGTGAAGCTGCTGGAGGCGAACAAGATGACGCTGAAGGACGTCAACGTCAAGTACCTGAAGCCCGCCGAGGGGCGGCCCGCGTTCGACAACGGACAGGTCGACGCCTGGATCATCTGGGACCCGTACTTCGCCCTGGCCGAGCAGCCCGGCGTACGGGTGCTCGCCGACGCCACCGGCCTGGCCGGCAACCGGGAGTACCTGCTGGCCGCGCCGCAGGCGGTGAAGGACCGGACGGACGACGTCCGGGCCTTCCTGACCACCTACCGCCAGGTGACCGACTGGGGCATCGACCACCCGCAGGAGCGCGCCGCCACCCTCGCGCCCGAGCTCAAGATCCCCCTCGACGTGACCACCCGGGCGCTGGCCCGCAGCGCCCGGCCGCTCGCCCCGGTCACGCCCGAGATCGGCGCCGAACTCCAGGCCATCGCGGACAGTTTCGTCCAACTGGAGCTGGTGCCCGGCCCCGTGGACATCGCCGGCCGGGTCGACGGGCGGTTCAACGAGGTGTTCCGGTGAGCACTGTCGTCGAGGCGCCGGCCGCCGTCGTACCGGCCGGGCCGGCGCCCACCCGTCCCCGGGCCGGCGCGGCCCGGCGCTGGCGGCGGGTGGTCAGCCCGGTCGTGCTGGTGCTCGGCTGGGAGGCCGCCGCCCGGGCCGGGCTGCTCTCCCCGGAGAAGCTGCCCGCCCCCAGCGCGGTCCTCGCCACCGGCTGGCGGCTGGCCCGGGACGGCACCCTCGCCGTCCACTTGGTCGACTCGCTCACCCGCGCCGCGCTCGGCCTGCTCATCGGCGGTGGCCTGGCCCTCGTGCTCGGGGCCGCCGCCGGGCTGCTGCGCCTCGGCGACGACCTGGTCGACCCGCCGGTGCAGATGGCGCGCATGCTGCCCCACCTGGGCCTCGTGCCGCTGCTCATCATCTGGGTGGGGATCGGCGAGTCGCTGAAGGTCACCCTGGTCGCGCTCGGCGCCTTCTTCCCGATCTACTTCAACACGTACGCCGGCATCCGGGACATCGACGAGCGCCTGGTGGAGGCGGCGCGCACCTGCGGCCTTGGCCCGGCGGCCCGGCTGCGGCACGTGGTGCTCCCCGGCGCGCTGCCCGCCCTCTTCCTCGGGCTGCGGCTGGCCATCGGCGCGGCCTGGCTCAGCCTGGTCGTCGGCGAGCAGGTGAACGCCCAGACCGGCGTCGGCTTCCTCATGATGGAGGCCCGCGAGTTCAGCCAGACCGACGTGGTGGTGCTCGGCCTGCTCATCTACGCCCTGCTGGGCCTCCTCTCCGACCTCGCCCTCCGGTACGCGGAGAGGAGGACGCTGACATGGCGGCGCGGGCTGCGGGCGACCTGACCCGGCCGGTGCTCACCGCCCGCGCGGTGGCCCGGGCGTTCGGCTCCACGGTGGTGCTGGCCGGCGTCGACCTCGTCATCGCGGCCGGCGAGACGGTGGCGCTGCTCGGCGGCAGCGGCTCCGGCAAGAGCACGCTGCTGCGCATCCTCGCCGGTCTGGACGACGAGGCGACCGGCGAGCACGTCCTGCACGGCACCGCGGCCGTGGTGTTCCAGGAACACCGGCTGCTGCCCTGGAAGCGGGTGGCCGGCAACGTCGCCCTCGGGCTCACCGGCACCGGCGTCCCCGCCCGGGTCGACCGCGCGCTGGCCGAGGTCGGCCTGGCTGACCGGGGCCGGGCCTGGCCGGCCGAGCTCTCCGGCGGGCAGGCCCAGCGGGTCGCCGTGGCCCGGGCCCTGGTCCGCGAACCCGACCTGCTCCTGCTC is from Micromonospora terminaliae and encodes:
- a CDS encoding ArsR/SmtB family transcription factor codes for the protein MHAFDVLGDPVRRRILELLAEGEQPAGTVGATVQREFGISQPAVSQHLKVLREHGFATVRAQGTRRLYAVDPGPLRELDEWLAGFRRFWTPPLAALATELARGRRERRLREGNSEERKTP
- a CDS encoding NUDIX domain-containing protein — encoded protein: MTAAPYTHCSFCGTAYPAEAGWPRVCLACGETVWRNPLPVAVAVLPVRTPDGLGVVVVRRDIEPARGQLALPGGFIEYGEEWSEALVRELREETGLLAEADEARLFAVHGAPAGGTMMVFGVLPERPVGDLPPSAPTEEATEWLVLTEPVELAFSTHTRVLADFLGRQHAG
- a CDS encoding SRPBCC family protein, translating into MIDVTGQISAVERRLGTRTLPAGEARVMTISQTYDAPVEDVWDACTSPERIPRWFLPISGELKLGGRYQLEGNAGGTVERCDPPHSFAATWEFGGEVSWIEVRLTEAGAGRTRFELEHVAHVDDARWAEYGPGAVGVGWDGALLGLASHLAADGSGITPDEAVAWMGSDEGRRFMTEASARWTEASIAAGTPADEARAAGDRTTAFYTGTPAA
- a CDS encoding aliphatic sulfonate ABC transporter substrate-binding protein produces the protein MRTPSRTARPRRRRALPALLTTLALLAVTALAACGGEAADARGGGSGPLRIGYQRFGGLSLVKARAAAPNVTWSLFESGPALTEALKAGSIDIGQVGEAPPVFAAAGKIPFAVIGTSTPIPQGEAVLVKADSPYRTFADLRGKTVALNKGSNVHWLLVKLLEANKMTLKDVNVKYLKPAEGRPAFDNGQVDAWIIWDPYFALAEQPGVRVLADATGLAGNREYLLAAPQAVKDRTDDVRAFLTTYRQVTDWGIDHPQERAATLAPELKIPLDVTTRALARSARPLAPVTPEIGAELQAIADSFVQLELVPGPVDIAGRVDGRFNEVFR
- a CDS encoding LLM class flavin-dependent oxidoreductase gives rise to the protein MPLTFHWFLPTYGDSRDIVGGGHGVPVGTAGGARPASIAYLGQIARSAEQLGFAGALTPTGAWCEDAWLSTAMLTEVTERLKFLVAFRPGLLSPTLAAQMASTFQRLSGGRLLLNVVTGGESTEQRAYGDFLDKDARYARTDEFLHVVRALWRGETVDHAGEHLRVEGARLSRLPDPVPPVYFGGSSAAAGPVAVRHSDVYLTWGEPPAQVAGKLDWIRGLAAEAGRELRFGIRLHVITRDTADEAWAQARRLLDGIAEADIRAVQEGLRRSESEGQRRMLDLHGGSRDGLEVAPNLWAGVGLVRGGAGTALVGSHTEVADRIAEYHALGIDEFILSGHPHLEEAYWFGEGVLPILRGRGLWRHPAGEPAADVPASVPFTPQPVPAAARG
- a CDS encoding ABC transporter permease, with protein sequence MSTVVEAPAAVVPAGPAPTRPRAGAARRWRRVVSPVVLVLGWEAAARAGLLSPEKLPAPSAVLATGWRLARDGTLAVHLVDSLTRAALGLLIGGGLALVLGAAAGLLRLGDDLVDPPVQMARMLPHLGLVPLLIIWVGIGESLKVTLVALGAFFPIYFNTYAGIRDIDERLVEAARTCGLGPAARLRHVVLPGALPALFLGLRLAIGAAWLSLVVGEQVNAQTGVGFLMMEAREFSQTDVVVLGLLIYALLGLLSDLALRYAERRTLTWRRGLRAT
- a CDS encoding ABC transporter ATP-binding protein translates to MAARAAGDLTRPVLTARAVARAFGSTVVLAGVDLVIAAGETVALLGGSGSGKSTLLRILAGLDDEATGEHVLHGTAAVVFQEHRLLPWKRVAGNVALGLTGTGVPARVDRALAEVGLADRGRAWPAELSGGQAQRVAVARALVREPDLLLLDEPFGALDALTRLRMQGLLRRLRAEHGFAALLVTHDVEEALLLADRVLLLDGGVIAEEVPVGLGPAPRPDDPALGALRRRLLDRLGVPTG